tgGATACAAAATTAGTAGAgtccaagaaaaacaaagtatGATTACTATTTCCTACCAATTCTTTACCACGTATCCTAAATCTTGCCACAGAAAAGTACTCTACCCAATATTTTAATCATGTAAGAGGTAGGTAAAAGCCATGAAAACAACAATGAAATGATGAGTACCGATATTATTCCCCATAAGCCCCAAAACAGATGGCTTGCAAGAGTATAGTTCTCAACATCTTGAACCAGCTGCTCCACTTCATTCTCAGTAGGGTGATTGCCTGCGTACAGATCCCATAATTGAGAGGAAAGCAATACATCATTCCAAGTTCCTAGAAAAGATATTTCATATTTGACCATAATCAAGCATAAGATATTATTACCTGAAGAACTCAGGTACAAACGAACAAACCGCTGGCGCTCCTCCAAACCTGTAGTGGGAGGTCAGAATATAGCATGGCAACAGaaggaaataagaaaaatatagacATCAAAGAATGTGTCACAACAGATGACAAACCAGGATATTTGCTGTAGTCCAAAATATGAGGTGTATCGGTGTGATAGTCAGCAGCCATCTCACAGAAATGATTTGATATGTCAAATGCAACAGCATTATAACTTGCATACTCGTAGTCCTGGCAAGAAAGGTTAACACATCATCAAAACTTTTGAATATTCtggaaaaataattatgtCAGAAGGCCAAACCAAAGAATTTCATCCATGCTGTTCATGGCCTATCATGTGCACATTGAAGAAGACAGAATTTGATATTCTATGCATGCAATAAACATGGTCCTGAATTACTTCCCAGGAAATGAACCAAATAATTGGCCTTAAGTCAGAAATTAAGCAAAGTCAGGCATCAAAACTAGGGTAAACTTAAatttaaaccctaaacctaaaGGCTACATTATAAGCCTATCAtaagttcaaaaaaaaaaaaaaaaaaaaggttgaaaAGAACAAGACCTTCTTCCTAGAAGCACAGTCGAACTCAAACTATCTTAGTAAAGGAATCTTTCCATCGGAACTTCAGATAGGATGAAGGAACAGCCTATATATAGGGGTAATTAGGAACTGAAATACTGTCTCCAAATGATTAAGGATGACCCCAGtcttaaatttgttttcttttcttctgggTATTGTTCATCAGTAGGAATTATATTGTAAATTTCTTATGCTTAAAGCTATTTGAAAtactttttattctttctatCAGTGACACTTACCATACTAGGGTTAGACATCTGCTAATTAAGTGACTGTCTTATAACTAGGTATTCCATTGTTGCAtgtaaatgaaatataaataaatctgAACAAAAATGAAAGGTATAATGAGAGACTTACAATTATGGTTATTGATTTACTCCCTTCCTCGAGCATGATGTTACCGTACTGTAAATCATTGTGGCAAAAACCCATACTTTGAGAAGGTCCTGAGAGTTCCTTCTCCAATAAAGAGATTTCCTTTTCAATGGAATCTAACTGAAAGGCATTAGCTTCTTCTGGGGTAGACAATCTCTTAGCCGTACTGAGCCAATTTCTGGAACATTTACAAAGAATTCATTGCAGCTATAATAAAAGTAGAAACAATTATGTCGGTGAcaatttaatctcattttaTTCTGAGACATAGTATTATCGCAAAGAAAGGCCTAAACAAAGAAATGTACCGCAATCTATCCCACAGGGTGACATCCTTTGGGCCAGGCATATTAAGTTCATGGAACTCCTTTAATTTAGCAGCTATAAGAGCAGATATATCTGGATCACGTAGATCACATGCTGATAGTGTCTGAAAGTTCACaagtgaaagagagagatatagtGTTACTTTAAGTAAAGGAACAAAGtgcttttatattttatgaagAGTTATATAAGTCTGTAGTTGACTCCTCTATTCAATTTATCCATTTAACTCAAGAAATGAAATAGATATGCATTTATCTTGCTTATATGAACTCCAATAACAAGAAATATAGCACCTCAAATGGGATTAAGAATTCcctaagaaaataattattatatacCAAAGAGCTATAGAAGGTAGTCatacaaattgaaaacttgaCACTAAGAGTTGACAATTTGGCACCACAAATTTAATCTCATGTACCAGAAATATATAATAAGCTTGATAACAAAAAGAACCTAGGCATATAATATACTTCTCAACCGAAGCAGAAATGGCGGAACAAATTTGTGTGGTCTTAAAGTTGCAACAGTAATCCAGAGAAGCATCATAAATTTTAATCACAAGCATGAAAATGTTTCTGtcaatattattattgaaCTCCctgaagttcctcaaaattttATACCAATACTAATGTAACATTTGATTGTGACATCCACTTACAATATAGagagaaaattagaaaacaacttttttctttttgtaaaaCATGCCACATTATTATGAGTTTGATAAAGAACAACAGTAAGATAAGTAAACATGAAAGTACCCGAGCATGGATGAACGCTTCAATTCGGCCATTTGGAAAACGCCCAAGCAAGCGAGGTCCCTGACCATTCTTTGACATGTACTCAAATGTTCGGATCTCATTATCCCTGTCAAAGAACACATCGACACCCTCACCATAAATCCTAACCACAACTTTGCGTGAGAGCTCCCCTGTCTTTGCTGGCCACTTTATTTCGAAAACCTCATTGGTCATTGCACCCTTGAGAGGGATCACCTGGAGTGCCTTTGAATCAACCACATCTTCCCACTGGGAAGCCAATGATTGAAGAATCTCCCTAGCTTCTGCTGGTAAACGATCTTCTCTGTTTTCTATGACATTTTCCATGGCACCCATTACAAATGATCAAACTGCACTTCCACACCACGATGACGAGAACTACCCAAGCAACCTAATACCAATGTGTAATCCAAGAACAGAATAACAGGaattaatatgaatttttgaCTTCCTAAAAACTTTATCATCTAACTGTCTAACATGACATAAAGCCAACAAACTGAAAACATATGCGAAATAGCTGTACAAATGCTAAATTCAGAGCACACCCGAATATGGCTAAACCATCTTGAAGTCAGAAAGCTCAGCAACTAAACGTTCACATAATCTTCACTAATAAGCAAGATGGTATGAAGAATTTATCAGAAAACAATTTAGCATCATGTCATACAACAATTTGTCTATCTCACAGACTCTCGCTGGTAAGTCATTCAAAGCAATAGAAAGCCTGAGTTGTACAAAAAAAGTCAAACCGCACCCAGTACATGAATTCCAAAGATTTCAATTCCATAATTAcacaattaaagaaaaaaagatattcCAGGCTGTCCCAGATATTTTAAGAACCCACCATCAACCACATCAAGTGCTCCCAATGATCTACAACATGAAGAATGATTATGATATAATCAAGGGGTCAAATTCCATTTCCTCTaagaaacaaacataaaataattcCATTTTTACAGCATGCATGCAAGATGCAAACCATGTGAGCGCTGAACGAAAGCCACTGCCTAATTCATTTCTGAACAATCATCGACCgcaattgaacaattcagtcTCTTTCCCACCATTTCAAGGTttccaaacacaaaaaaatcaCACGAATCGGTGAGAAAAAGAATCCAAAACCAATTCTCTAAATTGAGGGAAAATAAGGCggttctttttaattttttaattttattttgcatgcaATTTATTCTGaagaatatataatttttggtTGGATATTCTGAAGaatatattaaaagaaaataaacgaTTAATTTCTGCATACAGTTTATTCTGAAGAATCAAAATTATTCTTCACAGAAAAGCCAAAGGCAAAAGGCAAAAGGGTGCGAATCTTAACGGTACCTGGAAAAGAGAACCGGACCGGAAACGGAACTGGATGGAAGCGTAGGAAAAGGAACCGCACGAGAAGAGGGCTCGGAACGTCGGCGACAGGGAGGAGAGCCTCGCTGTCGTGCGGTTTGGAGACGAAGGACGGTGACGAGGGAGGGGGCGGGAGATAGAGGTGAcggtttgtttgtaattttgggGATTGAGGAATTAAAGGGTTGGGAGGACGAATTTGGGCCGTTGGATTTAAGCGGCAGAAAAGCCAGAAAGTTTGAGAGCGTTTGAAGAAGTCAGAGGGGATagcaatgaaataaaaatgacgGGTTATTAGATCACTTCCACCGGTAGTATCCGTCTTTGCAAAAAGTAAGTTGTGACTCATTGCCATGGTTAAGGGTGGGCACTTAAATCAGTAAACTGGAAATTTGAGCCGAACTGCACTGAATTAAAccggaaaaaaatgaaattgattaaaaagtcaaTAATCGGTCAAAAATTGAACCGGACTGGTTTGGACCGATTTTGGATCCGGtttcatgtcttcaaaaactaAACCTGGCCGAACCAAAccggtcaaattaaaaaatatataatttcaatatatatttatttttaatttcacaaaaaaaattattttttttccaagttcaatttcaaaatgtctctcttttctaactttaatatttatttttatatgaaattgaataatttgttaattttcaagtaataataataatatttcaattgagaattgtattaaaaattaatttttataatccagttcaaaatcgaaccggaccggaaccgATCAACTCGAATCAgacaatttttgaattttttttattaaaaccgaaccgaacaaaactgaaagaatagtACCAAATCGATTTTAATTTGGgacaaaaaccggtccaatcCGAACTATGCCCACCTCTagccatggcaaagggcaaatactattcaccTTTCGTTTTTTTAACcgaaacaattaatttggagaaatattttcggataagattttgggTTCTTACGTATCaatatttgttataaaattcatatctcataattcgaatgaattttttaaataaaattttcggttgccacgtgtcgatatttattatcaatttcaaatttcatataaatctctttataaaactagaggctCAGCTCACACCTCTCACACCAAATCTTATCTATCTTTTCATTTCTTAGATTTTAGACTTCATACTCCACTCTCAATGTCAGACAtgaggagatgcttggagaggcaagagtgagaaattaaagaaagaagacGTAGACGagctgaagaaaaaagagtgcagcaagaagaagatgaacaagtTGCCACTGCAGTGGGTTTGCTCGATCTATCATGGTTCGCAAGTCGGTCGTGGCCGAACGTGGACTGACATAGGCATTCTTTGGGTAagaatattttggaagattactttatcccaaattctgTGTACTAGAATGTTGATTTTCGAGGgcgatatagaatgcaaccccatttgttcaataaagtcatgcatgatgttTGCAATTACAATGCATACTTCGTTAAGAAGTGTGATGCTGTCGGgattttggggcttcttcAGGAGTAAAGGTTTACACCTATTATATAAATGTTAGCGTATAGTTCAtttgctgatcaggtggatgagattgctaggatggggaagtccactactcTAGAGAGCTTGGTCAGATTCTGTGATGCAATTGAAACTCTCTACAGCATGGACTACCTCTGCAAACCTATGCCTAGGGACCTCCAAAGGCTTCTGCAGaaagccgaagctcgaggTTTTCCAGGCATGATTGGAAGCTGAAGCTTGAACAATTTTttaccacctcccaacattggtCATGGTTGAAAGATTTTTTGCCTTGCTCAATggcaccaaaccacatttgtgcttgcataatctattaaaaaaaatattgaaaatgcaagaaacatttaagaaatattggaaatgcaagaaacattaaaaaaaatattgggaatgcaag
Above is a window of Prunus persica cultivar Lovell chromosome G2, Prunus_persica_NCBIv2, whole genome shotgun sequence DNA encoding:
- the LOC18786204 gene encoding probable choline kinase 2 isoform X1, with the protein product MGAMENVIENREDRLPAEAREILQSLASQWEDVVDSKALQVIPLKGAMTNEVFEIKWPAKTGELSRKVVVRIYGEGVDVFFDRDNEIRTFEYMSKNGQGPRLLGRFPNGRIEAFIHARTLSACDLRDPDISALIAAKLKEFHELNMPGPKDVTLWDRLRNWLSTAKRLSTPEEANAFQLDSIEKEISLLEKELSGPSQSMGFCHNDLQYGNIMLEEGSKSITIIDYEYASYNAVAFDISNHFCEMAADYHTDTPHILDYSKYPGLEERQRFVRLYLSSSGNHPTENEVEQLVQDVENYTLASHLFWGLWGIISEHVNDIDFDYMEYARQRFQQYWKTKPKLLGSVGSLPDVATDGEQKGTKKTLSKRPSMFKKLQKYFSLTKTKT
- the LOC18786204 gene encoding probable choline kinase 2 isoform X3 yields the protein MGAMENVIENREDRLPAEAREILQSLASQWEDVVDSKALQVIPLKGAMTNEVFEIKWPAKTGELSRKVVVRIYGEGVDVFFDRDNEIRTFEYMSKNGQGPRLLGRFPNGRIEAFIHARTLSACDLRDPDISALIAAKLKEFHELNMPGPKDVTLWDRLRNWLSTAKRLSTPEEANAFQLDSIEKEISLLEKELSGPSQSMGFCHNDLQYGNIMLEEGSKSITIIDYEYASYNAVAFDISNHFCEMAADYHTDTPHILDYSKYPGLEERQRFVRLYLSSSGNHPTENEVEQLVQDVENYTLASHLFWGLWGIISEHVNDIDFDYMEYARQRFQQYWKTKPKLLGSVGSLPDVATDGCS
- the LOC18786204 gene encoding probable choline kinase 2 isoform X2 — encoded protein: MGAMENVIENREDRLPAEAREILQSLASQWEDVVDSKALQVIPLKGAMTNEVFEIKWPAKTGELSRKVVVRIYGEGVDVFFDRDNEIRTFEYMSKNGQGPRLLGRFPNGRIEAFIHARTLSACDLRDPDISALIAAKLKEFHELNMPGPKDVTLWDRLRNWLSTAKRLSTPEEANAFQLDSIEKEISLLEKELSGPSQSMGFCHNDLQYGNIMLEEGSKSITIIDYEYASYNAVAFDISNHFCEMAADYHTDTPHILDYSKYPGLEERQRFVRLYLSSSGNHPTENEVEQLVQDVENYTLASHLFWGLWGIISEHVNDIDFDYMEYARQRFQQYWKTKPKLLGSVGSLPDVATDGKSPTCFGKILPTSTESFHLHYI